In one window of Juglans regia cultivar Chandler chromosome 3, Walnut 2.0, whole genome shotgun sequence DNA:
- the LOC108991044 gene encoding cationic peroxidase 1-like has protein sequence MACYLQPTSAFIPATATKLCLFFSLVVGLASAQLSSNFYATSCPKALSTIKSGVVSAVSSEKRMGASLLRLHFHDCFVNGCDASILLDAGGEKTAGPNNNSVRGYEVIDNIKSQVEKICPGVVSCADIVAVAARDSVVALGGRSWTVQLGRRDSTTASATAANSNLPPPTLSLSGLISAFSNKGFTAKEMVALSGSHTIGQARCVTFRQRIYNDADIDSSFKTSLQSKCPSTAPAGDDNLSPLDVMSPVSFDNAYFKNLVAKKGLLHSDQQLFSGGSTDAQVNAYISNPASFQTDFANAMVKMGNLSPLTGSSGQIRTNCRKVN, from the exons ATGGCATGCTATCTGCAGCCCACCTCGGCCTTCATTCCAGCCACTGCCACTAAATTAtgccttttcttttcacttgttGTCGGACTGGCTTCTGCTCAGTTATCCTCTAATTTCTATGCAACCTCGTGCCCTAAAGCCCTTTCCACCATTAAATCAGGTGTTGTCTCTGCTGTGTCAAGTGAGAAACGCATGGGAGCATCATTGCTACGTCTTCATTTTCATGACTGCTTTGTTAAT GGGTGCGACGCATCGATTCTGTTGGACGCGGGAGGAGAGAAAACTGCGGGGCCCAATAACAATTCAGTAAGGGGATATGAAGTAATAGACAACATCAAATCTCAAGTGGAGAAAATCTGCCCTGGTGTTGTGTCTTGTGCTGACATTGTAGCAGTTGCTGCGAGAGACTCCGTCGTCGCT CTAGGTGGACGTAGTTGGACAGTTCAATTGGGAAGAAGAGATTCCACAACCGCAAGTGCAACTGCGGCAAATAGCAACCTCCCTCCTCCAACATTGAGTCTTAGTGGCCTTATTAGTGCCTTCTCAAACAAAGGTTTTACTGCCAAAGAAATGGTGGCTCTTTCAG GATCTCACACAATAGGTCAAGCAAGGTGCGTAACCTTCAGGCAAAGGATTTACAATGACGCTGACATAGATTCCTCTTTCAAAACATCGCTGCAATCCAAGTGTCCAAGCACGGCGCCAGCAGGAGACGACAACCTTTCCCCTCTTGATGTTATGAGTCCGGTATCTTTTGACAACGCTTACTTTAAGAATTTGGTGGCCAAAAAGGGTCTCTTGCACTCAGACCAACAGCTCTTCAGCGGGGGTTCCACAGACGCTCAAGTTAATGCTTATATCTCCAACCCAGCAAGCTTCCAAACAGACTTTGCTAATGCAATGGTGAAGATGGGAAACCTTAGCCCACTTACTGGTTCAAGTGGGCAGATCAGGACAAATTGCCGCAAAGTCAACTAA